The following DNA comes from Ignavibacteria bacterium.
GGTCCCAAAATGGTCGCCGATATCCGCAAGCTCACCAGCCTGCCGTTGGATGTGCATTTAATGATAAGCGAGCCTGAAAAATATGTTAATGAGTTCGCAAAAGCGGGAGCTGACTGGATAAGCGTTCACTATGAAGCATCCACTCACCTGAACAGGCTTGTAAACCAGATAAAAGATGCTGGCGCAAAAGCCGGCGTTGTTGTGAATCCCGCTACACCCGTTGATGTTCTGGAAGAAATTTTGCCTTACACTGATTTTATTCTCATAATGTCAGTAAACCCCGGCTTTGGCGGACAAAAATTCATTGAAACTTCAACTGCCAAGGCAAAAAAGCTTGCAGCCATGATAAAAGAAACAGGCTCAAATACATTTATTGAAATGGATGGCGGCATTGGAACAGGTAATATAAAAATGCTCAGTGATGCAGGTGTAAATGTTTTTGTAGCAGGTAATGCGGTGTTTGGTT
Coding sequences within:
- a CDS encoding ribulose-phosphate 3-epimerase, which codes for MKLIAPSVLSADFSQIDSQVKMITDAGADLLHLDVMDGHFVPNITFGPKMVADIRKLTSLPLDVHLMISEPEKYVNEFAKAGADWISVHYEASTHLNRLVNQIKDAGAKAGVVVNPATPVDVLEEILPYTDFILIMSVNPGFGGQKFIETSTAKAKKLAAMIKETGSNTFIEMDGGIGTGNIKMLSDAGVNVFVAGNAVFGSPSPAATIAEMKKLIN